The Exiguobacterium acetylicum genome includes a window with the following:
- a CDS encoding tetratricopeptide repeat protein produces the protein MTEMITSYARAQELQRAIRETTDRDKRRQLEDELTNLYVRQAEYSKFSETPDYDAARRALTKAIRLRPKHPLANYRIGYIHYVDRQYAEAIRHFSRALDGTVDAALSDIQTTLTHMFVVNCSIYLARESLAELEYREHEEHPDEAARLNKYRNELLVEDEQLFDRLYYRKIQDGMETLINERSFQEYQADVQEIILRSSSEGTFVEWKNQTILLNPNGFLTLFMIMTNTTSTYPALAERLTELSGQAITYDHVRQLLRRLRSDLFFFQDIVQTTPLRMNDGTRMNGFSVADGVKVTVLCRADHLLT, from the coding sequence ATGACCGAAATGATAACGAGTTATGCACGAGCGCAAGAACTCCAGCGCGCCATTCGGGAAACGACAGATCGAGATAAAAGAAGACAATTGGAAGACGAACTAACGAATCTGTATGTCCGCCAAGCGGAGTACTCGAAATTTTCGGAGACACCGGATTATGACGCAGCGCGTCGCGCATTGACTAAGGCAATCCGCCTTCGTCCGAAGCATCCGCTTGCGAATTATCGTATCGGCTATATTCATTATGTCGATCGTCAGTATGCGGAAGCGATTCGTCACTTCAGCCGAGCGCTCGACGGTACGGTCGATGCTGCTCTCAGTGACATCCAGACGACGCTGACGCATATGTTCGTCGTCAACTGCAGCATCTACCTCGCTCGCGAATCACTTGCTGAACTCGAATACCGCGAACATGAGGAGCACCCGGATGAAGCAGCACGACTCAATAAATATCGAAACGAGTTACTCGTTGAAGACGAGCAATTATTTGACCGTCTCTATTATCGAAAGATCCAAGATGGAATGGAGACATTAATCAATGAACGTTCGTTTCAGGAGTATCAGGCTGACGTTCAAGAAATCATCTTACGTAGCAGTTCAGAGGGAACCTTCGTCGAGTGGAAAAATCAAACCATCTTACTGAATCCGAACGGTTTCTTGACACTCTTCATGATTATGACGAACACGACGTCAACGTATCCTGCGCTAGCCGAGCGATTGACGGAATTGAGTGGTCAAGCGATTACGTACGATCATGTTCGCCAATTACTGCGTCGTTTACGAAGTGACCTATTTTTCTTCCAGGACATCGTCCAAACGACACCGCTTCGCATGAATGATGGCACGCGAATGAATGGCTTTTCTGTCGCTGATGGTGTGAAGGTGACGGTTTTATGTCGAGCGGACCATTTGTTGACGTAA
- a CDS encoding M20/M25/M40 family metallo-hydrolase: protein MRNESKWIRYGILRGEVIKEQTWSACVQDVVQRAGQQEATDEEILDWIEEAKHRYAPLDDHGMEALFDPRRQALPYHLFDGYVRGIVRMLNELGILTSSCCDGHGKRAARVYTQDLLTNQQRYLLRLAADAVPGLTVSLQSRWIQLEVREQRSLLLDLAEVLYRIKQDASTIQELQLQRFRKRLLRWLAIPGQSRREQMVRSRVQQAVRRFADDSFVDEKGNLLVTYHRGEGPVILLSAHLDTVERIDSYRTLFQEGTVLTSSNGILGADDRAGIAAILELMERIPATDFRGTIKLAFSVEEEIGCRGTEAMDASFLEDVDAAIVFDRRGTRDIVTGCYGEFDFCETAFGACFEQAGILSGMPDWQMTRYGGSSDAKLFALRAIPAVNLSVGYLHEHTDFEQVDFAATLETVRLVETLLHHRLLERYFAERTENPTLGGYTD from the coding sequence ATGAGAAACGAAAGCAAATGGATCCGTTATGGCATTTTACGTGGAGAAGTCATCAAAGAACAGACATGGTCAGCTTGTGTGCAAGATGTCGTGCAACGAGCGGGTCAACAGGAAGCGACGGATGAAGAGATTCTCGATTGGATCGAAGAAGCAAAACATCGCTATGCACCACTTGACGATCATGGGATGGAAGCATTGTTTGATCCAAGAAGACAGGCGTTACCTTATCATCTGTTTGACGGGTATGTCAGAGGCATCGTCCGTATGTTGAACGAACTTGGAATTTTGACAAGTTCCTGTTGTGACGGTCACGGTAAACGAGCTGCTCGGGTTTATACGCAGGATTTGCTGACGAACCAGCAACGGTATTTGCTTCGTTTAGCGGCAGACGCGGTTCCAGGGTTGACCGTGTCCTTACAGAGTCGGTGGATTCAACTTGAAGTGAGAGAGCAGCGTTCGCTGTTGCTCGATTTAGCGGAAGTCTTATACCGCATCAAACAAGACGCGTCGACGATACAAGAGCTGCAATTGCAACGCTTCAGAAAGCGTCTGCTCAGATGGCTCGCTATTCCTGGACAAAGCAGAAGGGAACAGATGGTTCGCAGTCGCGTACAACAGGCAGTCCGCCGGTTTGCTGACGATTCTTTTGTCGATGAAAAAGGGAACCTGCTCGTGACCTACCATCGAGGGGAAGGACCGGTCATTTTATTATCGGCACATCTCGATACCGTCGAACGTATCGATTCGTACCGGACGCTGTTTCAAGAAGGAACGGTCCTAACGAGCTCAAACGGAATTCTCGGGGCAGATGATCGAGCGGGTATCGCTGCGATACTTGAACTCATGGAACGCATCCCAGCGACTGACTTCCGCGGAACGATCAAGCTCGCATTTTCAGTCGAAGAGGAAATCGGTTGTCGTGGTACAGAAGCGATGGACGCGTCCTTTTTAGAGGACGTCGATGCAGCAATCGTCTTTGACCGCCGCGGTACACGCGATATCGTTACGGGGTGTTATGGAGAGTTTGATTTTTGCGAGACGGCTTTTGGTGCATGTTTTGAGCAAGCCGGTATATTGAGTGGTATGCCAGATTGGCAAATGACGCGGTACGGGGGAAGTAGTGATGCGAAACTATTCGCGCTACGAGCTATTCCGGCTGTCAACTTGTCCGTCGGTTATCTGCATGAGCATACGGATTTTGAACAGGTTGATTTT